Genomic segment of Apium graveolens cultivar Ventura chromosome 7, ASM990537v1, whole genome shotgun sequence:
TGAGTCTTTTTGTGTAGGGGATTTCATTGTCCATCATGTTGTGTGTATATTTGTGTGTGTATAGAATTACATGGTGTATTGATAGATGATGTTTTTATTGCTATAGAATCAGTGTGTTTTTATGCATGTATGTATGTTGTGTGTATGTGTGTTGTTATAGAATCAGTGTGTTACTGTACATATCCGTGTATATGTGTGTAGATTATAAATTTATACATGCATGAAGAAGCTTGTGATATAGCCTTATAGGGatggggggagagagagagggggggagagagatGGTTTTAGTGTGCAGATTGAAGAACgaaacagagagagagagagatggttTTTGTGTGAAGATTTAAGAACgaaacagagagagagagaaaatttTTGTGTGAAGAATGAAACAGAGCAGAGATCATATGTCTGATATGATAGATCACTCTGTTATAAAAATGGACTGTTTTTTCAAAAATTGCtgataaattatttaaaaattgattaaaaatatttattgtaTTTAATCGATTTTTGATAAATCGTTGATTAAAtatctaattttttaaaaatcgtccgataaatcgtaaatcgaTATTTTAACCGAATAGTTCCGATTTTCGAAATCTGTAATACTGATCGTAgatgatttatatatatattgaatttttatttattattatatgttgggtttattttattttatttatttattatatttctgGTTTGAAAAGATTTTGGTTTTGTTTGGATGGTTATGAAAAGACAAAAAGGTGGATCTTGGGGACTTACTTTGGATGGCTGATATTATGCTGTTTACTTTCTCGGTTGATTTGCAATATAAATTTAAGAGCCAAAAATATTATTACAATTACCCCTGAAAAATAACATTTCTTTTTTATTCTAAATTAGTTTAAACCAACACATTTGACTTTACTAATCAGTTTCATCAGCAAATTTATTTTTTAAGTTAGcgtaataattattattattacgaATATTTTAATGACAGCGAAACTTTTGAGTTATAACAAGTAATATATAAATTTAACATTTTTTATTCTAGTAACCGACAAAGTTATAAAGATTTTTAGTTTGAGCACAGACATTAAAAATACCCAATTATAAATTGGGTTAAAAACTCGGATGGATTACTCGGAGAGAACTACCAAGCACACAAGAGGAACCAAGGAAGCTTCGTTTATCACCAAGGGGGTGGATAGAAGCCGCTCTTCACGGGTCAAGTTATAGATTATTCAGTTGTTTATGCGGTCTCACGGGTCAattgatatatttttttataaatttcattttttagaaaaatgttaaatTTAGAGCCCACTGAAAAGATCAAAATAGCCTTGCACGATCCTAGAAAAAATTAATCTAAGGGTAAATCTAACCTTTTCATTTATTTTTTGCCCCTGAATTTAAAAAATAGCCGTggatttaatatttttaatatatcccttattattatttttaagatCTATAAATTTATTTTGAAGATAATTTTTCTTTTCAACAATTAAAAAGAAACTACTTTAACGAAATTCTTGTCAGGAAATTTAATTTGCACAAATTAAATGGAACTAGTTTAGCAAATTTATGCCAGGAATTCGGAGAACAAACATGATTTTGGATCCAGTGACTAAAGAATTCAAGTTCTTATTTGATTTGTAAAAAGAGTAATCTCAAAGTTACAAAATTAGGTATAAAAAAGTACTCCCTCCCCTCTACCATTTAATTCAATACATGTTTTTTTCAAATACACGGAAGTCGGAACccatttaaattaaatataaattaggAGAAAAATTAGATATCCAAAATTATATCCCAAATTGGTTTCAAAATGCCTCATGACATGTTCTAATTGATCATCATACAATTAATAAGATTGAAGCTCATATATTCACATCAATCTTACCGATCAAAATAGCCAAAAATGCTGCATCACCCATATCACATCATTTTGAAACAATTTTTTGAATCTAATTTTGGGTACTACTCGTAAAATATACTTTcgtaatttaattttatttttttttcctATATTAAactttaaatattaaatttttattcaaaagaaaaaaaaatataataatttacataactatactttaaAGGAATATTAAAATGTGTGTCGAACACCCCGTTTCCCGATGGGCAAACCGAACAAAGGAAGTATATAAGGCCATTTCCAACAGTTTTGatccaaaaattcaaatttggatTATCAGTTGATCAAAACTCTGATCCAAATTTTTGACGAACTCCAACAACGTGATCCAAATTTTGATCCAAATTATATTTACAAATTATAATACACGAATGttatattaaattttttattttaatatttaatgtTTAACCATCaactatatatattatatttgataATTATTTAAATCAAAGACAAAAAATTTTAATATACgtaaaaatgattaaaaattatATGCTTAATGAAAAACACATTAATTTCATTTATTAAGATATACAACATCATTAACATTCATTAATTAATcaatcaaaaattaatttaaaatccaataaatttaatataataatatgaAAACGATAATTTTATATTAAACTGAATTTGTATTAGTGAATAGTAACGATGCAAATTTAGATCGATAAAATTTGAATCAATATTTGGATCATTGTTGAAGGATAATTTGAGATAATATATCCCACATTTTTTGGATCACTCTTAGAACAGTCAACTCCAACAGTTTTGatccaaaaattcaaatttggatTATGAACTGATCCAAACTCTGATCCAAATTTCCGCCAAACTCTAACAGCGTGATCCAAATTATCTACATGTTATAATACACAAATATTATATTAAACtctttatttttaaatttaatgtttaaccattatcaactatttatattatatttgataaattatttaaatCAAGGATAACATTTTTTAATATAcgtaaaaataattaaatattatatgttTAATTAACGAAAAACACGTTCATTTCATTAATTAAgatataaaataccatttacaTTCATTAATTAATCACAAATTAATTTTAATctaataaatttaaatatattaataagAAAACTATTATTTAATATTAAACTAAATTTGGATTAATGAATAGTGGTGATCCAAATTTGAATTTTCACTAATCCAAATTTAGATTACTATTTAGATCATTGTTGGAGAAGAATTTATGATAATCTGACACAAATTCGGATATTTATATTACAGTAGtgattataaatattttacatgAATGCATGTGACCACTTAGTAGACATGCCCCATTTGCATATACGAcctttttataatttttttaacccAATTGTAGTAAAATAATGCATGTATCTAACTTAACATGAAATGAGGTTTTTAAGTGAAATTCTGAGAGCAAGTTTCATGTTATAATTATGtcatttcaaaattttaaatcaaATGCTAAAAGTTTCAATTTCAAAAGGGTTCTTGTATGCAAGAATGGATATATGTATGCATGATTCTAAATTTAAAATGAATGATACATTTATACATCATTAAGTAATCATAAATGATGCATAatgataaaatttaaataatatttagtaaaaaaaaataaaaatgagttaaatttgaaattatttgatttcaaaatccaattagcatcttgaagttctatttaatatagaaaaatattttttaataccAAATTATAATAATAACTATAACCATTTTACATTTAGTACGGTACTTGCTATAACAAATAATTTTGCAGATATATACTATACAGCATAAAGAAGAGGGGCTTTAGTTGCATGAAATCACAAAGCGCTTTTTGAAAGAACTGAATACATGCATGAATGACAACGAAACATCTGAGTTAACAATTTTGTTGAGAAGACTTGTTTACAGGTTGATCATCCGTAGCTTTACTTTTTCATTTGGTAACTAGTTTATAACCCGTGCTATGTATACGGGatctcaaaaattatttaataaaataaataaataaatttataattcaaattgaataatatgattatgatagattaaattatctatataataagtgtattgcatctacatattatgataaatttatttaagaactactttcgttacatatgttatttttatgttatatattttatgagattatttctataaatagatttattaaaatttaaacattacttcaaatttatattaaaaacttaccataagtaaaacaattcatatttaaaattgtatTGCAAAGTTTCTATAATTAAAATGGGTCATAATAAGTTGATCCATGAATcttttataaatttaatattgataccaaacctaaaaatggatagtccactcgtcaaattaaagttaaaaatcaTATCCGAACCAAAATATAGATTTCaaacaatttataatatatagattttcAAGAACCAAATAATTATACACTCGGAGCACTTTGTTGCTAGCTTGCTCCCGTATATAATGCCGAGTACTATTAACCCACTTACAAATTCAATTGACACAATGATCACATCAACCACATTCAAGAATGAATCAGAATCATCGTCTTCTTTAGAGCTTAACGGTGGTGAAGGTGTTGGCTGTTCTCCACACTTTTTGGATAGAGGTGATCCACATAATGCCATGTTTCCTTTGTACAGTCGTTCTGAAATAAATTAAACTGTTTCCCTTGTGGTATAGGTCCAGTAAGATGGTTAAAAGACGCGTCGAATATTTCAAGGAATCCCAGACCTGCTAACTGTGGAGGAATTTTACCTGTGAGATTGTTTTTGGAAATATCAAATGACTCTAGAGCAGTGACGTTTCCTGTGACTGTTGGGATAGAACCACTGAGAAAATTGTTTGAAAGATTGAGGGAGTGAAGATTCTTAAAGTTTTCTATGGAGTTTGGAATTTTTCCAGTGAATTTGTTGCTGGAGAGATCAACAAATGTAATCAGGCTAGAGACCTTCTCATACAATAACGTGGTACCTTTGTTTGTGATTGTAATATCGTAGTCTTGAGAGAGTATCCAACCCCCAATTAATGGCAGGATTATGGTATTCATATATTCCAGCTTGTCTACCTTAAATTTCATGGCATCACAATTCTTGAAGTGTTCAAGTGGCAAATCTCCTGCAAAAGAATTGTTGTAGAGGTCGATGATTCGCAACTTTGGAAACTCTGAATTGGTGGTATAATTCTGTATTGCACCATGGAACAGGTTGGATCGCAATATTAGGACCTGCAGTTCTGGAAGAGTTCCAAGCCACAAAGGAAATGAATCATCAATTTGATTCTCTCCCAGATTAAGAACTTCAAGCACGGTGCAGTTTGCTAATGATCTTGGTAGTTTTCCCTGGAATTGATTTTCTCTTAAATCCACTTTCTTCAGTCTTGAACTCATTTCAGGTATGCTCCCT
This window contains:
- the LOC141672441 gene encoding receptor like protein 27-like; protein product: MDSVWLGGNQITGFEHNPGVLPWTRLSLLSLWNNMMEICNVKSLVVLELSDNNFVGKIPSCLGNFSNDLMILDLKRNNFKGSIPEMSSRLKKVDLRENQFQGKLPRSLANCTVLEVLNLGENQIDDSFPLWLGTLPELQVLILRSNLFHGAIQNYTTNSEFPKLRIIDLYNNSFAGDLPLEHFKNCDAMKFKVDKLEYMNTIILPLIGGWILSQDYDITITNKGTTLLYEKVSSLITFVDLSSNKFTGKIPNSIENFKNLHSLNLSNNFLSGSIPTVTGNVTALESFDISKNNLTGKIPPQLAGLGFLEIFDASFNHLTGPIPQGKQFNLFQNDCTKETWHYVDHLYPKSVENSQHLHHR